One Desulfobulbus propionicus DSM 2032 DNA segment encodes these proteins:
- a CDS encoding HGGxSTG domain-containing protein — protein sequence MKYTFEELLARRYCGAKTRKGTPCKRLDIYENGRCPLHGGLSTGPTTEEGKRCAALNGNCPKKKRSP from the coding sequence ATGAAATACACATTTGAAGAACTACTTGCCCGTCGATACTGCGGCGCAAAGACCAGGAAGGGCACACCGTGCAAGCGGTTGGATATTTACGAGAATGGCCGTTGCCCTTTGCATGGCGGCCTATCCACCGGCCCGACCACCGAAGAGGGCAAGCGATGTGCCGCGCTCAATGGGAATTGTCCCAAAAAGAAGCGGAGCCCCTGA
- a CDS encoding Rne/Rng family ribonuclease, with translation MTANDPNEKDEKERREKAPPARKAKTGAWWKSVPRAASKESVKMVAPSDAASLEPAEAQPDQMVLPLPSSRSDAEGQIASTLPPALESPSETPPAGDALAAAPSSVVAPSEEAEPVVIEPDSPPAPVVSAASVTEPAESASTETVENVSQPVAAAADSAASEEQGPALEPSDDGEPGEEAALPKKRRPRRGGRKRGKQAEAAPGEDAPSAEETDSAIAPMIEPDRDEDEETDRVEDEESEIPQKAATYKLLINAEEPEECRIALVEDGRLESFHVTTIDREPTKNNIYKGRIVSIEANLQAAFVDIGTGRNGFLPFNEIHPEYYRQDVNERCRNLIAQHQWKKLKIEEVMQKGQEVLVQVVKEVTGNKGANMTTYLSLPGRCLVLMPGSDSAGISRKIVGEERRTNLREIMSEFEIPEGIGYIIRTASAETTKAILEKDLNTLLELWEEIKKRGQTMDAPALVYEEQDTVVRFLRDHFFPEIKEILVDTEESLDNVNAFIEQLPAKQRQVKVRLHRSAKPIFNQYNIEEQIESIFKPQVPLPSGGSIVINPTEALVAIDVNSGRTSKNSDFDETIFLANMEAAAELARQLRLRDLGGLIVVDFIDMRNKKHIREVERQVKMSMKRDKAKVDISKISRFGLMQISRQKMGAPIEKGSYRTCEYCQGRGTVRSVETLALYYLRRIQTGITRKKVGRVECRFPLDVAQYLLNKKRAELAELEAKHRARIDIIPRVEMKPSEHQIDYLEAEGGR, from the coding sequence ATGACAGCAAACGATCCCAACGAAAAAGACGAAAAAGAAAGAAGAGAAAAAGCCCCACCAGCGCGCAAGGCGAAAACCGGCGCCTGGTGGAAAAGCGTGCCCCGCGCCGCATCCAAGGAAAGCGTCAAGATGGTTGCTCCGTCAGACGCTGCTTCCCTGGAGCCTGCCGAAGCGCAGCCTGACCAGATGGTCCTTCCTCTCCCATCGTCACGATCCGACGCCGAGGGGCAGATCGCATCCACCCTGCCCCCTGCCCTTGAATCACCCTCGGAAACTCCTCCGGCCGGCGACGCCCTCGCGGCCGCGCCCTCTTCGGTTGTCGCGCCATCGGAGGAGGCCGAGCCGGTCGTGATCGAACCCGATTCCCCGCCTGCCCCGGTCGTCTCGGCAGCATCGGTGACCGAACCGGCCGAATCGGCCTCCACGGAGACGGTCGAGAACGTCTCCCAACCGGTTGCCGCCGCTGCGGACAGCGCGGCCTCCGAAGAACAGGGTCCGGCCTTGGAACCGTCGGACGACGGCGAACCCGGCGAGGAAGCGGCCCTGCCCAAAAAAAGGCGGCCACGTCGAGGCGGGAGGAAGCGCGGCAAACAGGCGGAAGCAGCCCCTGGCGAGGACGCACCAAGTGCCGAGGAAACGGACAGTGCCATCGCCCCCATGATCGAACCGGACCGCGATGAGGACGAGGAGACAGACCGGGTCGAGGACGAAGAATCTGAAATTCCGCAAAAGGCTGCCACCTACAAACTACTGATCAATGCCGAGGAACCGGAAGAGTGTCGCATCGCCCTGGTGGAAGACGGCCGGCTGGAATCCTTCCATGTCACCACCATCGATCGCGAACCGACCAAGAACAACATCTACAAAGGCCGGATTGTGTCCATCGAGGCCAACCTGCAGGCCGCCTTTGTCGACATCGGCACCGGCCGCAACGGCTTTTTGCCCTTCAACGAAATCCACCCCGAATACTACCGCCAGGATGTCAACGAACGCTGCCGCAACCTGATCGCCCAGCACCAGTGGAAAAAGCTGAAGATCGAGGAAGTGATGCAGAAAGGCCAGGAAGTGCTGGTCCAAGTTGTGAAGGAGGTGACCGGCAACAAGGGCGCCAACATGACCACCTACCTTTCCCTGCCCGGCCGCTGCCTGGTGCTCATGCCTGGCAGCGACAGCGCCGGCATCTCGCGCAAGATCGTCGGCGAGGAACGGCGGACCAACCTGCGTGAGATCATGAGTGAGTTCGAGATTCCCGAGGGCATCGGCTACATCATCCGCACGGCCAGCGCCGAGACCACCAAGGCCATACTCGAAAAGGATCTCAACACCCTGCTCGAACTGTGGGAAGAAATCAAGAAACGTGGCCAGACCATGGATGCACCGGCCTTAGTCTACGAGGAACAGGACACGGTTGTCCGCTTCCTCCGCGATCATTTCTTTCCCGAGATCAAGGAAATTCTGGTCGACACCGAGGAGTCGCTCGATAATGTCAACGCTTTCATCGAGCAGCTGCCGGCCAAGCAGCGCCAGGTTAAGGTGCGGCTGCATCGCAGCGCCAAGCCCATCTTCAACCAGTACAATATCGAGGAGCAGATCGAGTCGATCTTCAAGCCGCAGGTGCCCCTGCCCTCGGGTGGCTCAATCGTGATCAATCCCACCGAGGCCCTGGTGGCCATCGACGTCAACTCCGGTCGAACCTCGAAAAACTCGGATTTTGACGAGACAATCTTCCTCGCCAACATGGAGGCGGCCGCGGAGCTGGCTCGACAGCTCAGACTGCGCGACCTGGGCGGCCTAATCGTGGTCGACTTCATCGACATGCGCAATAAAAAGCATATCCGCGAGGTCGAGCGCCAGGTGAAGATGAGCATGAAGCGCGACAAAGCCAAGGTCGACATCAGCAAAATCTCGCGCTTTGGCCTGATGCAAATTTCTCGGCAGAAAATGGGCGCGCCCATCGAGAAGGGCAGCTACCGGACCTGCGAGTATTGCCAGGGCCGAGGCACGGTACGCTCGGTGGAAACCCTGGCCCTCTACTATCTCCGCCGCATCCAGACTGGCATCACCCGCAAGAAGGTGGGCCGGGTCGAATGCCGTTTTCCCCTTGATGTGGCCCAGTACCTGCTCAACAAAAAACGAGCGGAACTGGCCGAGCTGGAGGCCAAGCACCGGGCACGGATCGATATCATCCCCAGGGTGGAGATGAAACCATCGGAACATCAGATCGACTACCTCGAAGCCGAGGGTGGGCGCTGA
- a CDS encoding radical SAM protein: MKCIFGPVNSRRLGRSLGIDLFPSKICNLNCIYCEVGKTAVPVGQRGTYADPAGIAAEIDAVCADSRRMAEVDVLTVTAKGEPTLERGLGGILRHIKQKTTKPVAVLTNGTTLTDPEVQRDLMAADLVIPSLDAAREDSFRRVDRPIDGLALDAVIAGLTSFSHAYPGKLWLEILLVRGVNDRPEDIEALIEALRPMRIDRIQLNTVVRPPAEQFALPVSSERLTTVARALHQALALPVDLPFVAEAEGTAPLQVQTDEPLPTPAADGTSPEALVQEIVEMVQRRPCTAADIDRTFHLGGPDKVEQLLEPLILSGILQWQDHGDKRFYQHAR, translated from the coding sequence ATGAAATGTATCTTCGGCCCGGTGAATTCCCGGCGACTTGGCCGCTCCCTCGGCATCGATCTTTTTCCGAGTAAAATCTGCAATCTCAACTGTATCTACTGTGAGGTGGGCAAAACCGCCGTTCCTGTCGGCCAGCGCGGCACCTACGCCGACCCGGCCGGAATTGCCGCCGAGATCGATGCAGTGTGCGCGGACAGCCGAAGGATGGCCGAGGTGGATGTACTGACCGTCACCGCCAAGGGCGAACCGACCCTGGAACGCGGTCTCGGGGGCATCCTGCGCCACATCAAGCAGAAAACGACTAAACCGGTGGCTGTGCTGACCAACGGAACAACCCTCACGGATCCGGAGGTGCAACGGGACCTGATGGCTGCGGATTTGGTTATTCCCTCGCTTGACGCGGCGCGCGAGGACAGCTTTCGCCGCGTTGACCGGCCAATCGACGGCCTCGCTCTGGATGCGGTCATCGCAGGATTGACGAGTTTCTCCCACGCCTACCCGGGCAAACTCTGGCTGGAAATCTTGCTGGTGCGCGGCGTCAATGACCGGCCCGAGGATATCGAGGCCCTGATTGAAGCGCTCCGGCCAATGCGCATTGATCGCATCCAACTCAACACGGTCGTCCGGCCGCCCGCGGAACAATTCGCCCTGCCTGTGTCCAGCGAGCGTTTGACCACCGTTGCCCGCGCCCTGCACCAAGCCCTTGCCCTGCCGGTTGACCTGCCCTTTGTCGCGGAAGCGGAAGGGACTGCGCCGCTACAGGTGCAGACGGACGAACCGCTCCCCACGCCGGCTGCCGATGGAACATCTCCGGAGGCACTGGTGCAGGAAATTGTAGAAATGGTCCAACGGCGGCCTTGCACCGCTGCTGACATAGACCGGACCTTCCATCTCGGCGGTCCGGATAAAGTTGAGCAACTCCTTGAACCGCTGATACTTTCTGGTATCCTGCAGTGGCAGGATCACGGCGACAAGCGCTTTTATCAGCATGCCCGATGA